A genomic window from Silene latifolia isolate original U9 population chromosome 11, ASM4854445v1, whole genome shotgun sequence includes:
- the LOC141614605 gene encoding F-box/kelch-repeat protein At3g23880-like — translation MATLDMNLIFEEILPRLPAKSLVRFKSVSKSFQAVISSHEFAQLYLHHQSLSSDNHSVIILQNESYISFYDCNSRTFYNSFLNFVCYEGSFSFSAVGFFRRMFCAFVVDFGNYFAVLNPYSHLSLNTKPDPRLGFAFDHLNFDYKLVLVTDEYDSSGAHLRITRVYSLNTKTWSASDIRVPVDTMEGRHDTLIIAEADTKTLDYLHPNTRLKQE, via the coding sequence ATGGCGACTTTGGATATGAACCTAATATTTGAAGAAATCCTGCCAAGATTACCCGCCAAATCCCTTGTCCGCTTCAAATCCGTCTCTAAATCATTTCAAGCTGTAATCTCTTCTCATGAATTCGCCCAACTCTACCTCCACCACCAGTCGCTCTCCTCTGACAACCACAGCGTCATCATCCTGCAAAATGAGAGCTACATTAGTTTTTACGATTGCAACTCCCGTACATTCTACAACTCTTTCTTAAATTTCGTATGTTATGAAGGCTCGTTCTCGTTCTCCGCCGTAGGCTTCTTCAGGCGGATGTTTTGTGCATTTGTTGTTGACTTCGGTAATTACTTCGCCGTGCTTAACCCTTACAGCCATCTATCCCTTAACACGAAACCAGATCCTCGTCTCGGGTTTGCGTTTGACCATCTAAATTTCGATTACAAACTCGTGTTAGTCACCGATGAATATGATAGTTCAGGTGCTCATTTACGGATCACCAGGGTTTACAGCTTGAATACCAAAACCTGGAGTGCATCAGATATCAGAGTTCCGGTGGATACGATGGAAGGAAGGCACGACACCCTAATAATCGCAGAGGCAGACACAAAAACCCTTGATTATTTACATCCCAACACACGACTCAAGCAGGAATAG